One Pseudomonas entomophila genomic window carries:
- a CDS encoding tautomerase family protein, with protein sequence MPLVRIDIRRHPDRTHLQKLGQVVFAAMKRTINVPEHDNFQVLTEHDDDRLVNDREYLGIPRTDGQVFIQLTISEGRTIEQKKSLFQAIAEGLKAEADVRPEDVFINLVEVRKENWSFGNGIAQYAV encoded by the coding sequence ATGCCTCTCGTACGCATCGACATCCGCCGCCACCCCGACCGCACGCACCTGCAAAAGCTGGGGCAGGTAGTGTTCGCGGCCATGAAACGCACGATCAATGTGCCGGAGCACGACAACTTCCAGGTGCTCACCGAGCACGACGACGACCGCCTGGTGAACGACCGCGAATACCTGGGCATCCCGCGCACGGATGGCCAGGTGTTCATCCAGCTCACCATCAGTGAGGGGCGGACGATCGAGCAGAAGAAATCCCTCTTCCAGGCCATCGCCGAAGGGTTGAAAGCAGAGGCGGACGTGCGCCCGGAGGATGTGTTCATCAACCTGGTGGAAGTGCGCAAGGAGAACTGGTCGTTCGGCAACGGCATTGCCCAGTACGCGGTATAG
- a CDS encoding OsmC domain/YcaO domain-containing protein: MEIKVNFLDNLRLEAKFDDFTVIADQPIRYKGDGSAPGPFDYFLASSALCAAYFVKLYCQTRDIPTENIRLSQNNIVDPENRYNQIFKIQVELPEDISEKDRQGILRSIDRCTVKKVVQTGPEFIIEEVDNLDADAQALLMPVSDSTTYIPGKDLPLEQTIANMSAILAGLGMKIEIASWRNIVPNVWSLHVRDAQSPMCFTNGKGATKEAALASALGEFIERLNCNFFYNDQFWGEDIANAPFVHYPNEQWFKPGPKDALPAEILDENCLEVFNPDGELRGSHLYDTNSGNKDRGICSLPFVRQSDGETVYFPSNLIENLYLSNGMSAGNTLAEAQVQCLSEIFERAVKREILEGELCLPDVPQEVLAKYPGIVAGIQGLEEQGFPVLVKDASLGGEFPVMCVTLMNPRTGGVFASFGAHPSFEVALERSLTELLQGRSFEGLNDLPQPTFESHALTEPNNFVEHFIDSSGVVSWRFFSAKADFEFVEWDFSGHGEDSNVQEAQTLFGILEGLGKEVYMAVYDDLGATACRILVPGYSEIYPVEDLIWDNTNRALGFRSDILNLHTLDNRSLKLLLKRLDNAEVDDYTTITTLIGVEFDDNTVWGQLTILELKLLIHLVLQRFEEAKELVEMFLQFNDNTVERGLFYQALNVVLEVVLDDELEMADYEANFRRMFGNERMDAVLGSVDGSVRFHGLTPTSMKLEGLDRHLRLVESYKKLHAARARAAGLV; the protein is encoded by the coding sequence ATGGAAATCAAGGTCAATTTTCTCGACAACCTCCGTCTCGAAGCCAAGTTCGACGACTTCACGGTGATCGCCGACCAGCCGATCCGCTACAAGGGCGACGGCTCGGCCCCGGGGCCGTTCGACTACTTCCTGGCGTCGTCGGCCCTGTGCGCGGCGTACTTCGTCAAGCTGTACTGCCAGACCCGCGACATCCCCACGGAAAACATCCGCCTGTCGCAGAACAACATCGTCGACCCCGAGAACCGCTACAACCAGATCTTCAAGATCCAGGTCGAGCTGCCCGAGGATATCTCCGAGAAGGACCGCCAGGGCATCCTGCGCTCGATCGACCGCTGCACCGTCAAGAAGGTGGTGCAGACCGGCCCCGAGTTCATCATCGAGGAAGTCGACAACCTCGACGCCGACGCCCAGGCGCTGCTGATGCCGGTGTCGGACAGCACCACCTACATCCCGGGCAAGGACCTGCCGCTGGAGCAGACCATCGCCAACATGTCGGCGATCCTGGCCGGGCTTGGGATGAAGATCGAGATCGCCTCGTGGCGCAACATCGTGCCCAACGTCTGGTCGCTGCATGTGCGCGACGCGCAGTCGCCGATGTGCTTCACCAACGGCAAGGGCGCTACCAAGGAAGCCGCGCTGGCCTCGGCGCTGGGCGAGTTCATCGAGCGGTTGAACTGCAATTTCTTCTACAACGACCAGTTCTGGGGCGAGGACATCGCCAACGCGCCGTTCGTGCACTACCCCAACGAGCAGTGGTTCAAGCCCGGGCCCAAGGATGCGCTGCCGGCCGAAATCCTCGACGAAAACTGCCTGGAAGTCTTCAACCCGGACGGCGAGCTGCGCGGCTCGCACCTGTACGACACCAACTCGGGCAACAAGGATCGTGGCATCTGCTCGCTGCCGTTCGTGCGCCAGTCCGACGGCGAGACGGTGTACTTCCCGTCCAACCTGATCGAGAACCTGTACCTGAGCAACGGCATGAGCGCCGGCAACACCCTGGCCGAGGCGCAGGTGCAGTGCCTGTCGGAAATCTTCGAGCGGGCGGTCAAGCGCGAAATCCTGGAAGGCGAGCTGTGCCTGCCGGATGTGCCTCAAGAGGTGCTGGCCAAGTACCCGGGTATCGTCGCCGGCATCCAGGGGCTGGAGGAGCAGGGCTTCCCGGTGCTGGTCAAGGATGCGTCGCTGGGCGGCGAGTTCCCGGTGATGTGCGTGACCTTGATGAACCCGCGCACCGGTGGCGTGTTCGCCTCGTTCGGCGCCCACCCAAGCTTCGAGGTGGCATTGGAGCGCAGCCTCACCGAACTGTTGCAGGGGCGCAGCTTCGAGGGGCTGAACGACCTGCCGCAACCCACCTTCGAAAGCCACGCGCTGACCGAGCCGAACAACTTCGTCGAGCACTTCATCGACTCCAGCGGCGTGGTGTCGTGGCGCTTCTTCAGCGCCAAGGCCGACTTCGAGTTCGTCGAGTGGGACTTCAGCGGCCATGGCGAAGATTCCAACGTGCAGGAGGCGCAGACCCTGTTCGGCATCCTCGAGGGCCTGGGCAAGGAGGTGTACATGGCCGTGTACGACGACCTCGGCGCCACCGCCTGCCGCATCCTGGTGCCAGGCTACTCGGAGATCTACCCGGTCGAGGACCTGATCTGGGACAACACCAACCGGGCGTTGGGTTTCCGTTCCGACATCCTCAACCTGCACACCCTCGACAACCGTTCGCTGAAGCTGCTGCTCAAGCGCCTGGACAATGCCGAGGTGGACGATTACACCACCATCACCACGCTGATCGGCGTCGAGTTCGACGACAACACGGTGTGGGGCCAGCTCACCATCCTCGAGCTGAAGTTACTGATTCACCTGGTGCTGCAGCGTTTCGAGGAGGCCAAGGAGCTGGTCGAGATGTTCCTGCAGTTCAACGACAACACCGTCGAGCGCGGGTTGTTCTACCAGGCGCTCAACGTGGTGCTGGAGGTGGTGCTGGACGATGAGCTGGAGATGGCCGACTACGAAGCCAACTTCCGCCGCATGTTCGGCAACGAGCGGATGGACGCGGTGCTGGGGTCGGTGGACGGCAGCGTGCGCTTCCATGGGCTGACGCCGACCAGCATGAAGCTGGAAGGGCTGGACCGGCACCTGCGCCTGGTCGAGAGCTACAAGAAGCTGCATGCGGCGCGGGCGCGCGCGGCTGGGTTGGTTTGA
- a CDS encoding LysR substrate-binding domain-containing protein, with protein sequence MPAGFPSLPSLNALRMFEVVARHLNFRLAAEELGLTQAAVAQQIRGLEASLEIRLFERLPRGLGLTDAGLAYSASVRDALAMIDEATRLLKPAPAHLTVSVTPTFASKWLIPRLGAFAEDNPQIDLRLLATDRLSHFHTDGVDLAVRQGQPPFGAGLNAELLLEQRIVAVASPQLIADKGLPDSFEALQNFVWLHDAHGFWPQFTATLYPGHAPASARHMRFNQTALAIEAAVNGQGICLASHAFVAADLAAGRLVQVFPQRLRLDKAFYLVWPRKPRQPATLQRVKAWLLQQVADS encoded by the coding sequence ATGCCCGCCGGTTTCCCATCATTGCCGTCACTCAACGCCCTGCGCATGTTCGAGGTGGTGGCCCGGCACCTGAACTTCCGCCTCGCCGCCGAGGAACTGGGGCTGACCCAGGCCGCGGTGGCCCAGCAGATCCGCGGGCTGGAGGCCAGCCTCGAGATCCGCCTGTTCGAGCGCCTGCCACGGGGCCTGGGGCTGACCGACGCGGGCCTGGCCTACAGCGCCAGCGTGCGCGACGCCCTGGCGATGATCGACGAGGCCACCCGCCTGCTCAAGCCAGCGCCGGCCCACCTGACGGTCAGCGTCACCCCCACCTTCGCTTCGAAATGGCTGATCCCCCGGCTGGGGGCGTTCGCCGAGGACAACCCGCAGATCGACCTGCGCCTGCTCGCCACCGACCGGCTGTCGCACTTCCACACCGATGGGGTCGACCTTGCCGTGCGCCAGGGCCAGCCGCCCTTCGGCGCCGGGCTGAACGCCGAGCTGCTGCTCGAGCAACGTATCGTCGCAGTGGCCAGCCCGCAGTTGATTGCGGACAAGGGCCTGCCAGACAGTTTCGAGGCCCTGCAAAACTTCGTCTGGCTGCATGACGCCCACGGTTTCTGGCCCCAGTTCACCGCCACCCTCTACCCCGGGCACGCCCCGGCCAGCGCCAGGCACATGCGCTTCAACCAGACCGCCCTGGCCATCGAGGCTGCCGTCAACGGCCAGGGCATCTGCCTGGCCAGCCATGCCTTCGTCGCGGCCGACCTCGCCGCAGGCAGGCTGGTGCAGGTTTTCCCCCAACGGTTGCGCCTGGACAAGGCGTTCTACCTGGTGTGGCCACGCAAGCCCCGACAGCCGGCGACCTTGCAGCGGGTCAAGGCCTGGCTGCTGCAACAGGTAGCCGATAGCTGA
- a CDS encoding MurR/RpiR family transcriptional regulator, with amino-acid sequence MTSHSKNTTVYASPVLRKLSQGLAELPPSLRKVADYILRHPLKAATLTIEEMAQATATSPAAVNRLAKALDLGGYSGMKSELVTTLQQMVSPVDKLRNELAQRPGGDFGLHEQIQSATSNLATTASNNQAEAFEAFISSLVGARKVYVLGFGNSVYLAGLAASTLVPFCQDACAISMEGGNENAAYRLAAITEQDVLLAISLPRYSQDTLQLSRFAHERNATVLAITDSPASPLAPIARHVLYAPADHPVLTSSNIAVLALIEGLVAGVMARNKEAVKLATELTESVMSYLHVPGGKATKR; translated from the coding sequence ATGACCAGCCACTCGAAGAACACCACCGTCTATGCCTCGCCGGTCCTGCGCAAGCTGTCGCAGGGCCTGGCCGAACTACCGCCGTCGCTGCGCAAGGTCGCCGACTACATCCTGCGCCACCCACTGAAGGCTGCGACCCTGACCATCGAGGAAATGGCCCAGGCCACCGCCACCTCGCCGGCGGCGGTCAATCGCCTGGCCAAGGCCCTCGACCTGGGGGGCTACAGCGGCATGAAGAGCGAACTGGTCACGACCCTGCAGCAGATGGTCTCGCCGGTGGACAAGCTGCGCAACGAACTGGCCCAGCGCCCGGGTGGCGACTTTGGCCTGCACGAGCAGATCCAGAGCGCCACCAGCAACCTGGCGACCACTGCCAGCAACAACCAGGCCGAGGCCTTCGAGGCCTTCATCAGCAGCCTGGTCGGCGCGCGCAAGGTGTATGTGCTCGGTTTCGGCAACAGCGTATACCTGGCCGGGCTGGCGGCCTCGACCCTGGTGCCGTTCTGCCAGGATGCCTGCGCCATCAGCATGGAAGGCGGCAACGAGAACGCCGCCTACCGCCTGGCCGCGATCACCGAGCAGGATGTGCTGCTGGCGATCTCCCTGCCCCGCTACTCCCAGGACACCCTGCAACTCTCGCGCTTCGCCCATGAGCGCAACGCCACCGTGCTGGCGATCACCGACTCGCCCGCCTCGCCGCTGGCGCCGATCGCCCGCCATGTGCTGTATGCGCCCGCCGATCATCCGGTGCTGACCAGCTCCAACATCGCCGTGCTGGCGCTGATCGAAGGATTGGTGGCCGGCGTCATGGCGCGTAACAAGGAAGCGGTGAAACTGGCGACCGAGTTGACCGAAAGCGTGATGTCGTACCTGCATGTGCCGGGGGGCAAGGCGACCAAGCGGTAG
- a CDS encoding GNAT family N-acetyltransferase: MNITLRNERPEDIRNINRLTEAAFANAEHASHTEHVIVDALRRVGQLSVSLVAVEGDTLVGHVALSPVTLSSGVRGWFGLGPISVLPARQGQGIGSLLMKAALAELQRMGGVGCVVLGDPAYYGRFGFKPQPGLTLPGVPAEYFQALAFDGAVAQGTVQYHDAFSATE, encoded by the coding sequence ATGAACATCACGCTGCGCAACGAACGACCTGAAGACATCCGCAACATCAACCGCCTGACCGAGGCGGCCTTCGCCAACGCCGAACACGCCAGCCATACCGAGCACGTCATCGTCGACGCCCTGCGCCGGGTGGGGCAACTCAGCGTGTCGCTGGTGGCCGTCGAGGGCGACACCCTGGTTGGCCATGTCGCACTCTCCCCGGTGACCCTGTCATCAGGCGTACGCGGCTGGTTCGGCCTGGGGCCGATCTCGGTGCTGCCGGCCCGCCAGGGTCAAGGCATCGGGTCGCTGCTGATGAAAGCCGCATTGGCCGAGTTGCAGCGCATGGGCGGCGTAGGTTGCGTGGTGCTGGGCGACCCGGCGTACTACGGCAGGTTCGGCTTCAAGCCCCAACCGGGGCTGACGCTGCCGGGCGTCCCTGCCGAGTACTTCCAGGCCCTGGCCTTCGACGGCGCAGTGGCGCAAGGCACAGTGCAGTATCACGACGCCTTCTCCGCCACCGAGTAA
- a CDS encoding ABC transporter ATP-binding protein: MNKLDIQQLHKSYGDHQVLRGVSLQANAGDVISIIGSSGSGKSTFLRCINLLEQPNAGQILVNGEQLKLRNCPRGGLRAADPRQLQRLRSRLSMVFQHFNLWSHMSALENVMEAPVQVLGVARKEAREKAEHYLHKVGVSHRRDAYPAHMSGGEQQRVAIARALAMEPEVMLFDEPTSALDPELVGEVLKVMQDLAQEGRTMVVVTHEMGFAREVSNQLLFLHKGLAEECGDPREVLARPQSERLRQFLAGSLK, encoded by the coding sequence ATGAACAAACTGGACATCCAGCAACTGCATAAAAGCTACGGCGACCACCAGGTGCTGCGCGGCGTCTCCCTGCAGGCCAACGCCGGCGATGTGATCAGCATCATCGGCTCCAGCGGCTCGGGCAAGAGCACTTTCCTGCGCTGCATCAACCTGCTCGAACAACCCAACGCCGGGCAGATCCTGGTCAACGGCGAGCAGCTGAAACTGCGCAATTGCCCGCGTGGCGGGCTGCGCGCCGCCGACCCGCGCCAGTTGCAACGGCTGCGTTCGCGGCTGAGCATGGTCTTCCAGCATTTCAACCTGTGGTCGCACATGAGCGCGCTGGAGAACGTCATGGAAGCACCGGTACAGGTGCTGGGCGTGGCCCGCAAGGAGGCGCGTGAAAAGGCCGAACACTACCTGCACAAGGTCGGCGTCAGCCACCGGCGCGACGCCTACCCGGCGCACATGTCCGGTGGCGAGCAGCAACGGGTGGCGATCGCCCGGGCGCTGGCCATGGAACCTGAGGTGATGCTGTTCGACGAACCCACCTCGGCGCTCGACCCGGAGCTGGTGGGCGAGGTGTTGAAGGTGATGCAGGACCTGGCTCAGGAGGGCCGGACCATGGTCGTGGTCACCCATGAGATGGGCTTCGCCCGCGAGGTGTCCAACCAGCTGCTGTTCCTGCACAAGGGCCTGGCCGAGGAGTGCGGCGACCCGCGCGAGGTGCTGGCGCGGCCGCAATCCGAGCGCCTGCGCCAGTTCCTCGCCGGCAGCCTCAAGTAA
- a CDS encoding PA0050 family protein — translation MKKVMLAVLLTCGVSLTAQASCPVFGPSKDPCAGPVFGPSTCVCP, via the coding sequence ATGAAAAAAGTGATGCTGGCAGTGTTGTTGACGTGTGGTGTCTCGCTGACCGCCCAGGCGTCCTGCCCGGTGTTCGGGCCATCCAAGGACCCGTGCGCGGGGCCGGTGTTCGGGCCGTCGACCTGTGTCTGCCCTTGA
- a CDS encoding SDR family oxidoreductase yields the protein MSVEKVAIITAGGSGMGAAAARRLAADGYKVGILSSSGKGEALADELGGVGVTGSNQSVEDLQRLVDTVMAKWGRIDVLVNSAGHGPRAPILEISDEDWHKGMDTYLLNVIRPARLVTPIMQRQKAGVIINISTAWAFEPSALFPTSAVFRSGLAAFTKIFADEFAGDNVRINNVLPGWIDSLPATEQRRDSVPLKRYGTSEEIAATIAFLASNGAAYITGQNIKVDGGLTRSV from the coding sequence ATGTCAGTCGAAAAAGTAGCGATCATCACCGCCGGTGGCAGCGGCATGGGAGCGGCCGCGGCGCGGCGCCTGGCCGCCGACGGCTACAAGGTCGGGATCCTCTCGTCGTCGGGCAAGGGCGAGGCCCTGGCCGATGAACTGGGCGGCGTGGGCGTCACCGGCAGCAACCAGTCGGTGGAAGACCTGCAGCGCCTGGTCGATACGGTCATGGCCAAGTGGGGGCGCATCGATGTGCTGGTCAACAGCGCCGGCCACGGCCCGCGCGCGCCGATCCTCGAGATCAGCGACGAGGACTGGCACAAGGGCATGGACACCTACCTGCTCAACGTCATCCGCCCGGCCCGCCTGGTGACGCCGATCATGCAGCGACAGAAGGCCGGGGTGATCATCAACATCTCCACCGCCTGGGCCTTCGAACCCAGCGCCCTGTTCCCCACCTCCGCGGTGTTCCGTTCGGGGCTGGCGGCGTTCACCAAGATCTTCGCCGACGAGTTCGCCGGCGACAACGTGCGCATCAACAACGTCCTGCCCGGCTGGATCGACAGCCTGCCGGCCACCGAGCAGCGCCGCGACAGCGTGCCGCTCAAGCGCTACGGCACCAGCGAGGAGATCGCCGCCACCATCGCCTTCCTGGCCAGCAACGGCGCCGCCTACATCACCGGGCAGAACATCAAGGTCGATGGTGGGCTGACGCGCAGCGTGTGA
- a CDS encoding MerR family transcriptional regulator, producing the protein MYRISELATLVGLSRSTLLYYEKIGLMKSRREANGYRHYNDADLQQLRLLQQLQAGGLTLKECQACLEARIDRPALLARLRTLDEEIAARQQSRDLLAAMLGLASMRPWHQALEHQAPGAHLAWLRKQGFNEKQALRLKWLSRDMNEHERYMADFEHLLEGLQRLGPGSPEDTLAALQALPFAPHTVLEIGCGRGATTTLLAAHIHASITALDNDEHNLGHLGDALAAEGLQDRVRRVCASMTELPFAPGQFDTIWAEGCAYIMGFAQALKYWQAFLAPQGVLVVSDLVRVADVLSEEAGAFWQANYPDLQNVASRLTAIGKLGYRVLHHFPLSQQAWDNYLGPLRQRLATLDSTAFASQALADITRELEIHARHLGEYGYHLFILQKQP; encoded by the coding sequence ATGTACCGCATTTCCGAACTGGCGACCCTGGTAGGCCTGAGCCGCTCCACATTGCTCTACTACGAAAAAATCGGGCTCATGAAATCCCGGCGCGAGGCCAACGGCTACCGCCATTACAACGATGCAGACCTGCAGCAACTCCGGTTGTTGCAGCAGTTGCAGGCCGGTGGCCTGACCCTGAAGGAATGCCAGGCCTGCCTTGAGGCGCGCATCGACAGGCCCGCCCTGCTCGCCCGCCTGCGCACGCTGGACGAAGAGATCGCCGCCCGCCAGCAATCGCGGGATCTGCTGGCCGCGATGCTGGGCCTTGCGTCCATGCGCCCCTGGCACCAGGCCCTCGAACACCAGGCGCCGGGCGCCCACCTGGCCTGGCTGCGCAAGCAGGGCTTCAACGAAAAACAGGCCCTGCGCCTGAAATGGCTATCCAGAGACATGAACGAACACGAACGCTACATGGCCGACTTCGAGCACCTGCTCGAAGGTCTTCAACGCCTCGGGCCCGGCTCGCCCGAAGACACCCTGGCAGCCTTGCAGGCCCTGCCTTTCGCGCCACACACGGTGCTGGAAATCGGCTGCGGCCGAGGCGCCACCACCACACTGCTGGCAGCACACATTCATGCCTCCATCACTGCGCTGGACAATGATGAACACAACCTCGGCCATCTGGGCGACGCGCTCGCGGCCGAGGGGCTGCAAGACCGCGTTCGCCGGGTGTGCGCGAGCATGACCGAACTGCCGTTCGCGCCCGGGCAGTTCGACACGATCTGGGCCGAGGGTTGCGCCTACATCATGGGCTTCGCCCAGGCCCTGAAGTACTGGCAAGCGTTCCTCGCGCCACAGGGCGTGCTGGTGGTCAGCGACCTGGTCCGCGTCGCCGATGTGTTGTCCGAGGAGGCCGGCGCATTCTGGCAGGCCAACTACCCCGACCTGCAAAACGTGGCATCACGCCTGACCGCCATCGGCAAACTGGGCTACCGGGTACTGCACCACTTCCCCTTGAGCCAGCAGGCCTGGGACAACTACCTCGGTCCGCTGCGGCAACGCCTGGCCACGCTGGATAGCACGGCCTTCGCCTCCCAGGCGTTGGCCGACATCACCCGCGAACTGGAGATCCACGCGCGCCACCTCGGCGAGTACGGCTATCACCTGTTCATCCTGCAAAAACAACCCTGA
- a CDS encoding DUF1289 domain-containing protein, translating into MAKDIDNPCVSLCQLNSELCVSCGRTRDEIRKWRGMKRPEKMATVQRAATRMKAIAKKNAKRQA; encoded by the coding sequence ATGGCCAAAGACATCGACAACCCCTGCGTCTCGCTCTGCCAGCTCAACAGTGAACTGTGCGTGAGTTGTGGCCGGACTCGGGACGAGATTCGCAAGTGGCGGGGCATGAAACGCCCGGAGAAGATGGCGACCGTACAGCGCGCGGCCACGCGGATGAAGGCCATCGCCAAGAAGAATGCCAAGCGTCAGGCCTGA
- a CDS encoding PA0050 family protein produces MKRKLLAASALLWMFSLNAQADCAVLGPWEDPCSGAVLGPTVCVCER; encoded by the coding sequence GTGAAAAGAAAACTGCTGGCAGCGTCGGCGCTGCTGTGGATGTTCTCGCTGAATGCGCAGGCGGACTGTGCTGTGCTGGGGCCTTGGGAAGACCCTTGCTCGGGCGCGGTGCTTGGGCCAACGGTTTGCGTGTGCGAGCGTTGA
- a CDS encoding succinylglutamate desuccinylase/aspartoacylase family protein, with protein sequence MQHIDHTLPWSTCGTQRSLRVLRFGNGPRKAYIQASLHADELPGMRVAVELKRRLLELEAQGRLSGVIELVPLANPIGIGQMFQATHQGRFEFDSGKNFNRDFPALTEALAAHLQGRLGGDGDANVATIRQAMLDLLADLPPARSELDGLRRLLLQHACDADLVLDLHCDFESVMLLYAMPQHWPQLRSLAARLGAETALLAEGAGGDAFDEACAAPWLRLREYFPEADIPLACVATTIELRGMADTGREQCQASAEQILGYLADQGLIDGPWPAAPDHHCPATPFAGAQYAYAEHPGVVSFLQPLGAKVRVGDPLFEVIDPLSDRHSVVRASTDGILYARERLRFAQPGLWLAKVAGSTPIRQGRLLSD encoded by the coding sequence ATGCAGCACATTGACCACACTCTGCCCTGGAGCACCTGCGGCACCCAGCGCAGCCTGCGCGTGTTGCGCTTCGGCAACGGCCCGCGCAAGGCCTATATCCAGGCCTCGCTGCATGCCGACGAGCTGCCGGGCATGCGCGTGGCGGTCGAGCTCAAGCGCCGGCTGCTCGAGCTCGAAGCCCAGGGCCGGCTGAGCGGCGTGATCGAGTTGGTGCCACTGGCCAACCCGATCGGCATCGGCCAGATGTTCCAGGCCACCCACCAAGGCCGTTTCGAGTTCGACAGCGGCAAGAATTTCAACCGCGATTTCCCGGCATTGACCGAAGCGTTGGCGGCGCACCTGCAGGGCCGGCTGGGTGGCGATGGCGACGCCAACGTGGCGACTATCCGCCAGGCCATGCTCGACCTGCTCGCCGACTTGCCACCGGCCAGGTCCGAGCTCGACGGCCTGCGCCGCCTGCTGCTGCAACACGCCTGCGACGCCGACCTGGTGCTGGACCTGCACTGCGATTTCGAGTCAGTGATGCTGCTCTACGCCATGCCCCAGCACTGGCCGCAGTTGCGCTCGCTGGCCGCGCGCCTGGGCGCCGAAACGGCGCTGCTGGCCGAAGGCGCCGGGGGCGACGCGTTCGATGAAGCCTGCGCGGCGCCCTGGTTGCGCCTGCGCGAGTACTTCCCCGAAGCCGACATCCCCCTGGCCTGCGTGGCCACCACCATCGAACTGCGCGGCATGGCCGACACCGGGCGCGAACAGTGCCAGGCCAGCGCCGAGCAGATTCTCGGCTACCTCGCCGACCAGGGCCTGATCGACGGTCCGTGGCCCGCCGCGCCCGATCACCACTGCCCGGCCACGCCGTTCGCCGGCGCCCAGTACGCCTACGCCGAGCACCCAGGCGTGGTCAGTTTCCTGCAACCGCTGGGGGCCAAGGTGCGGGTCGGCGATCCGCTGTTCGAAGTGATCGATCCGCTCAGCGACCGCCACAGCGTGGTCCGCGCCAGCACCGACGGCATTCTCTACGCCCGCGAACGCCTGCGTTTCGCCCAGCCCGGCCTGTGGCTGGCCAAGGTCGCCGGCAGCACACCCATCCGCCAGGGTCGCTTGCTCAGCGACTGA
- a CDS encoding phytanoyl-CoA dioxygenase family protein yields the protein MNERERLHRDGYALLRQAIPTAWLEGLRAVFDAGVKPSAQWPVPRGQDWRHSQLDCAPLIQAVCRLPCVLATAGELIGERFFLSQVEGREPLVGGGHQQLHRDLSAQRPGDMVGALVYLDDYGPANGATRIVPGSHRPLPGEPPFDFGDESRAVHVSGLAGDILVFDVDLVHAASLNTTGARRRSLLVNYSAQGLYTSHLQTLKLRDIRMSTQDSFEPSGLPYSAP from the coding sequence ATGAACGAACGCGAACGGCTGCACCGAGACGGCTATGCCCTGCTTCGCCAAGCGATTCCGACGGCCTGGCTGGAAGGTTTGCGCGCCGTGTTCGATGCCGGGGTGAAACCCTCGGCGCAATGGCCAGTGCCACGTGGCCAGGACTGGCGTCATTCGCAACTGGACTGCGCCCCGTTGATCCAGGCGGTGTGCCGGCTACCGTGCGTGCTGGCGACGGCTGGCGAGCTGATCGGCGAGCGTTTCTTCCTCTCACAAGTGGAGGGGCGCGAACCCCTCGTTGGCGGCGGTCATCAGCAACTGCACCGCGACCTGAGCGCGCAACGCCCGGGCGACATGGTGGGTGCCCTGGTTTACCTGGATGATTATGGCCCCGCCAACGGCGCGACCCGCATCGTCCCGGGCAGCCATCGCCCGCTGCCGGGCGAGCCGCCCTTCGACTTCGGCGACGAGTCCCGCGCCGTGCACGTGTCGGGCCTTGCCGGTGACATCCTGGTGTTCGATGTCGACCTGGTGCACGCGGCCAGTCTCAACACCACTGGCGCCCGTCGTCGCTCGCTGCTGGTCAACTACAGCGCGCAGGGCCTGTACACGTCCCACCTGCAAACGCTGAAGCTGCGCGATATCCGCATGAGCACCCAGGACAGCTTCGAGCCCTCGGGGCTCCCCTACAGTGCCCCCTGA